The proteins below are encoded in one region of Neofelis nebulosa isolate mNeoNeb1 chromosome 17, mNeoNeb1.pri, whole genome shotgun sequence:
- the ENKD1 gene encoding enkurin domain-containing protein 1 isoform X2, with protein MCEGPSRISGPIPPDPTLFPDYYRRPASAQGRLEGNALKLDLVTSDLDLDATPPRGPRIGPGARQILDRGRHGVGGVLLQFGGISLSPGASSKRKDPKDYEKENLKRIREIQKRFREQERSREQGQPRPLKALWRSPKYDKVESRVKAQLQEPSPASGTEPTHFLRAHSRCGPGIPPPRAPSPQLNPPGPNAKGPGLDVDFISHNARTAKRAPRRHSRSLQVLAQVLEQQRQAQEHYNTTQKGHVPHYLLQRRDLWRREAEARQHSQPDPAMPPGHTCMPENQRLETLSNLLQSQSQLLRELVLLPAGADSLRAQGHHAELDQKLVQVEEAIKIFSRPKVFVKMDV; from the exons ATGTGCGAGGGCCCGTCCCGTATCTCGGGGCCAATCCCCCCAGACCCTACGCTCTTCCCTGACTACTACCGGCGGCCGGCCTCGG CCCAAGGACGCCTTGAGGGAAACGCGCTGAAGCTGGACCTGGTCACTTCGGACCTCGATTTGGACGCCACCCCTCCGCGCGGCCCCCGCATAGGTCCTGGAGCCAGACAGATCCTGGACCGTGGCAGGCATGGCGTCGGAGGAGTGCTGCTGCAATTTGGGGGCATCTCCCTAAGCCCAGGGGCCTCTTCCAAGA GGAAGGACCCTAAAGACTATGAGAAGGAGAACCTGAAGCGGATCAGAGAGATCCAGAAGCGCTTCCGTGAGCAGGAGCGCAGCCGGGAGCAGGGCCAGCCCAGGCCCCTGAAGGCTCTGTGGCGTTCACCCAAATATGACAAAGTGGAGTCCCGGGTCAAGGCCCAGCTGCAG gagcccagcccagcctctggAACAGAGCCCACCCACTTCCTTCGGGCACACTCCCGCTGTGGCCCTGGGATCCCACCACCCCGTGCCCCCAGTCCTCAGCTAAACCCACCAGGCCCCAATGCTAAG GGGCCAGGCCTGGATGTGGACTTCATTAGCCACAATGCCCGCACTGCCAAGAGGGCCCCCCGGCGGCATTCCCGCTCCCTGCAGGTCCTGGCACAAGTGCTGGAGCAGCAACGGCAAGCCCAAGAGCACTACAACACCACGCAGAAGGGCCACGTACCCCATTA CTTGTTGCAACGCAGGGATCTGTGGCGGCGGGAGGCTGAGGCCCGCCAGCATAGCCAGCCGGACCCTGCCATGCCCCCTGGTCACACTTGCATGCCTGAGAACCAGCGGCTGGAGACACTGAGCAATCTGCTCCAGA GCCAGAGCCAGTTGCTACGTGAGCTGGTGCTGCTGCCTGCTGGGGCAGACTCACTGAGGGCCCAGGGCCACCATGCTGAGCTGGACCAGAAGCTGGTGCAGGTAGAAGAGGCCATCAAGATCTTTTCCCGCCCCAAGGTCTTTGTGAAGATGGATGTCTGA
- the ENKD1 gene encoding enkurin domain-containing protein 1 isoform X1, giving the protein MCSPAGLGTPLQGDEGGMCEGPSRISGPIPPDPTLFPDYYRRPASAQGRLEGNALKLDLVTSDLDLDATPPRGPRIGPGARQILDRGRHGVGGVLLQFGGISLSPGASSKRKDPKDYEKENLKRIREIQKRFREQERSREQGQPRPLKALWRSPKYDKVESRVKAQLQEPSPASGTEPTHFLRAHSRCGPGIPPPRAPSPQLNPPGPNAKGPGLDVDFISHNARTAKRAPRRHSRSLQVLAQVLEQQRQAQEHYNTTQKGHVPHYLLQRRDLWRREAEARQHSQPDPAMPPGHTCMPENQRLETLSNLLQSQSQLLRELVLLPAGADSLRAQGHHAELDQKLVQVEEAIKIFSRPKVFVKMDV; this is encoded by the exons ATGTGCAGCCCAGCAGGCCTCGGTACACCGTTGCAGGGTGACGAAGGCGGCATGTGCGAGGGCCCGTCCCGTATCTCGGGGCCAATCCCCCCAGACCCTACGCTCTTCCCTGACTACTACCGGCGGCCGGCCTCGG CCCAAGGACGCCTTGAGGGAAACGCGCTGAAGCTGGACCTGGTCACTTCGGACCTCGATTTGGACGCCACCCCTCCGCGCGGCCCCCGCATAGGTCCTGGAGCCAGACAGATCCTGGACCGTGGCAGGCATGGCGTCGGAGGAGTGCTGCTGCAATTTGGGGGCATCTCCCTAAGCCCAGGGGCCTCTTCCAAGA GGAAGGACCCTAAAGACTATGAGAAGGAGAACCTGAAGCGGATCAGAGAGATCCAGAAGCGCTTCCGTGAGCAGGAGCGCAGCCGGGAGCAGGGCCAGCCCAGGCCCCTGAAGGCTCTGTGGCGTTCACCCAAATATGACAAAGTGGAGTCCCGGGTCAAGGCCCAGCTGCAG gagcccagcccagcctctggAACAGAGCCCACCCACTTCCTTCGGGCACACTCCCGCTGTGGCCCTGGGATCCCACCACCCCGTGCCCCCAGTCCTCAGCTAAACCCACCAGGCCCCAATGCTAAG GGGCCAGGCCTGGATGTGGACTTCATTAGCCACAATGCCCGCACTGCCAAGAGGGCCCCCCGGCGGCATTCCCGCTCCCTGCAGGTCCTGGCACAAGTGCTGGAGCAGCAACGGCAAGCCCAAGAGCACTACAACACCACGCAGAAGGGCCACGTACCCCATTA CTTGTTGCAACGCAGGGATCTGTGGCGGCGGGAGGCTGAGGCCCGCCAGCATAGCCAGCCGGACCCTGCCATGCCCCCTGGTCACACTTGCATGCCTGAGAACCAGCGGCTGGAGACACTGAGCAATCTGCTCCAGA GCCAGAGCCAGTTGCTACGTGAGCTGGTGCTGCTGCCTGCTGGGGCAGACTCACTGAGGGCCCAGGGCCACCATGCTGAGCTGGACCAGAAGCTGGTGCAGGTAGAAGAGGCCATCAAGATCTTTTCCCGCCCCAAGGTCTTTGTGAAGATGGATGTCTGA
- the C17H16orf86 gene encoding uncharacterized protein C16orf86 homolog has translation MADQCLVPHYEACQTLGEDKCPTVQVSEPELQEERLKLKEERLKPEVESLEERGPPRPMASIVRPSPGPKRKPVNLPGPSHQVHPKAEAEMPQGLPPQREEPEGSQTEPSPSAKQHKKAKKRKSLGAPVLPAVASTVSAPPETLGLEPPALPCPFAGKAQRLRPLYQYINYCNPELNQAGEGDREAEVDVEPELELALVPEEAGVEQLQALLPVTVQVTFPPPLESPLLPSPNQSSSLGLRRRGKFGPSPYLGPWTY, from the exons ATGGCAGACCAGTGCCTGGTACCACACTATGAAGCTTGCCAGACCCTGGGTGAAGACAAGTGCCCAACAGTCCAAGTCTCAGAGCCAGAGCTCCAGGAGGAACGACTCAAGCTGAAGGAAGAGAGGCTCAAGCCAGAGGTGGAGTCACTAGAGGAGAGAGGCCCTCCCAGGCCTATGGCCTCCATTGTGAGGCCCAGTCCTGGTCCGAAGAGGAAGCCAGTCAA cctcccaggacCTAGCCACCAAGTCCATCCCAAAGCTGAAGCTGAGATGCCACAGGGGCTGCCACCGCAGAGGGAGGAGCCAGAGGGTAGCCAGACTGAGCCCTCACCATCTGCCAAACAGCACAAAAAAGCCAAGAAGCGCAAGAGTCTGGGAGCTCCAGTGCTCCCAGCTGTGGCCAGCACAGTGTCTGCACCTCCAGAGACCTTGGGGCTGGAGC cccctgccctgccctgcccgttTGCAGGAAAGGCCCAGCGCCTGCGGCCCCTGTACCAGTACATCAACTATTGCAATCCTGAGCTGAatcaggcaggggagggggacagggaggctgAGGTGGACGTGGAGCCTGAGTTGGAGTTGGCCCTGGTCCCCGAGGAGGCAGGTGTGGAGCAACTGCAGGCTTTGCTGCCTGTGACAG TACAAGTGACTTTCCCGCCTCCACTGGAGTCTCCCCTTCTCCCAAGCCCAAACCAGAGCAGCAGCCTAGGCCTCAGGAGGAGGGGAAAATTTGGCCCTTCTCCCTACTTGGGGCCTTGGACttactga